In Mariprofundus sp. NF, the sequence CACGATAATAATCGGAGCTAGCCAGAATTTTTTGCGTTCCTTCATGAAACCCCACAAATCTTTTAATAAATCCAGCATTAATATGGCCTCTCCACATGATTTCTGTCAGCAACTTTACTGATCACCCGGTAACTAGCTATAGTTTTATCCAAAGTCCGACGCATAGGGTCTTTACCCATTAAACGCATAACAATCCCCATCGGGGTAATCACGATAAAATATACTATTGCCAGGATAATAGAGTTGATAACATGACCAATGACCAAGGCAACTCGCATCCAGCCATTGTACAGGCCACGCATCGAATCAGGAGCTATCAAAGCCC encodes:
- a CDS encoding DUF5989 family protein, translated to MLDLLKDLWGFMKERKKFWLAPIIIVLLLLGVLVVFAQGSAVAPFIYTLF
- a CDS encoding SxtJ family membrane protein; translated protein: MSHHEIPELDTKGLRQFGLMLGAILAVIFGLLLPWAWEWENLPNLQWIGTGVIVIAWALIAPDSMRGLYNGWMRVALVIGHVINSIILAIVYFIVITPMGIVMRLMGKDPMRRTLDKTIASYRVISKVADRNHVERPY